Proteins from a genomic interval of Fluviispira vulneris:
- a CDS encoding LysM peptidoglycan-binding domain-containing protein, whose protein sequence is MFISNQFQSKRNSRNFFDHSCDNLYTVRRGDSLHSIARRNYGDEKYWEDIWINNLFPYGKYPDPFYKPILTPALLIEGSTLYIPNRSKIVNESDKYNLLGRRKIPLNFDPIIDANIAYSINKYMKEKQLEQETKSTNDLTRNSHDDYNSDVINPVFSFNLGAIEGKSSVIVTRFGICHTKLTFQRGTLTVQRTGNYPNAANMIVSKKDINLQLKMEAEGVLKEFMQEIRLNFSGDLKSPKGEIYFGNFKLSADSQNNIGLSLIHKEKLYGFNVTCELTAGFPIGNLYSLKGSVKIDKEIGNITLEEINYNAFLYKAGIEVEFFYKKEENDSHNDPKFLFQRAYEIYANFSQQELSANYREKLKLTIAEGIAPLNSIPNGDILQVLPPDSVSGELRIKAIIDYQNKENMKFLLNRKRQLVSAFPSHSNLCFINPMDDLRFLKSLHVQGGVPFSVWFFSQFPSGKKVNEQGINLETNEREEIFYSLQLILSLVWRYGKNSPLIGALTFETAAM, encoded by the coding sequence ATGTTTATTTCGAATCAGTTTCAGAGCAAACGGAATTCCAGAAATTTTTTTGATCACAGCTGTGATAATTTATACACTGTCCGGCGTGGTGACTCTTTACATTCCATCGCTCGTAGAAATTATGGGGATGAAAAATATTGGGAAGATATTTGGATAAATAATCTTTTTCCCTATGGAAAATACCCCGATCCTTTTTACAAACCAATTTTAACTCCAGCATTATTAATTGAAGGTTCAACACTCTACATACCCAATCGTTCAAAAATTGTTAATGAATCTGATAAATATAATTTACTAGGAAGAAGAAAAATTCCTCTAAATTTTGATCCAATAATAGACGCAAATATTGCATACTCAATAAATAAATACATGAAAGAAAAGCAATTGGAGCAAGAAACTAAATCAACCAATGATTTAACTAGAAATAGTCATGATGATTATAATTCAGACGTCATCAATCCCGTTTTTTCATTTAATCTAGGTGCCATTGAGGGTAAATCGTCAGTGATTGTCACCCGCTTTGGCATTTGCCACACAAAATTAACGTTCCAAAGAGGAACTTTGACTGTGCAAAGAACTGGAAATTATCCAAATGCGGCAAATATGATAGTTTCTAAAAAAGATATTAATCTCCAGCTTAAGATGGAAGCTGAGGGTGTGTTAAAAGAATTTATGCAAGAGATCAGATTGAATTTTAGTGGAGATTTGAAATCACCTAAAGGAGAAATTTACTTTGGAAATTTTAAATTATCTGCGGATAGTCAAAATAATATTGGACTTTCTCTTATCCATAAGGAAAAGCTTTATGGTTTCAATGTTACCTGTGAATTGACGGCTGGATTTCCAATTGGAAACTTATATTCACTCAAAGGATCTGTGAAAATTGATAAAGAAATTGGTAATATTACATTAGAAGAAATTAATTATAACGCATTTTTATACAAAGCAGGAATTGAAGTAGAGTTTTTTTATAAAAAAGAAGAAAATGACTCACATAATGATCCAAAGTTTTTATTTCAAAGGGCATATGAAATTTATGCTAATTTTTCTCAACAAGAACTATCAGCAAACTATCGAGAAAAATTAAAGCTAACTATAGCAGAAGGAATTGCACCGCTAAATTCCATTCCCAATGGAGACATCCTCCAAGTTTTACCGCCCGACAGCGTAAGTGGCGAATTACGTATAAAAGCAATAATAGACTATCAGAATAAAGAGAATATGAAGTTTTTATTGAATAGAAAAAGGCAGCTTGTCTCTGCTTTCCCATCTCATTCCAATCTCTGTTTCATCAATCCCATGGATGATTTGCGTTTTTTAAAATCTTTACACGTACAAGGCGGCGTTCCATTTAGTGTATGGTTTTTTTCACAATTTCCGAGCGGGAAAAAAGTGAATGAGCAAGGTATAAATTTAGAAACTAATGAAAGGGAAGAAATTTTCTATTCATTGCAGCTCATATTGTCACTTGTATGGAGATACGGAAAGAATTCTCCTCTTATTGGTGCTTTAACATTTGAAACAGCAGCAATGTGA
- a CDS encoding tetratricopeptide repeat protein, whose protein sequence is MNSYKKSNRIYNIIAAVLFIAALIVLFVFLKVKSKAEHSIQMGQFELTESSKKLLEAATDMQIANTTEDPKLAQEYFANALEKSPDDQKWGVYYNMGLRFQMTQVYNKAIEAFTKAIELNSQCVYCYSSRGSVYSNLNQFDKALQDISKSIEIQPTYQAYYNRHNIYSKDSSQRDRAIEDLKSAIALEKSFTRAYYSLIIIFLNDKNLSEAQFYTDKYGQIVDSKNDFEYAKYIFIRSLLYFDSDKYDLFLEYFIKASSLNSKFIKEKREQIYYKTIKPMFHNAIILSMDNKNYAQALLFVQQALEAAQANNDNDKEYIDGLKLKIKNLEEMAKDS, encoded by the coding sequence ATGAATTCTTATAAAAAAAGCAATAGAATATATAATATTATCGCTGCAGTGCTCTTTATTGCTGCTCTTATTGTTCTATTTGTTTTTTTAAAAGTAAAATCTAAAGCGGAACACTCTATCCAAATGGGTCAGTTTGAGCTCACAGAATCCTCAAAAAAGTTATTAGAAGCTGCTACCGATATGCAGATAGCAAACACGACCGAAGATCCCAAACTCGCACAGGAATATTTTGCTAACGCACTCGAGAAATCCCCTGACGATCAAAAATGGGGAGTTTATTACAATATGGGTCTACGTTTCCAAATGACTCAAGTATATAATAAAGCGATAGAAGCATTTACGAAAGCTATTGAGTTAAATTCCCAATGCGTTTATTGTTACAGCAGTCGAGGAAGTGTTTATTCTAATTTAAATCAATTTGATAAAGCTTTACAAGACATTTCAAAATCAATAGAAATTCAACCTACCTATCAAGCATACTATAATAGACATAATATTTATAGTAAAGATTCGAGTCAACGCGATAGAGCGATAGAGGATTTAAAATCGGCTATAGCCCTTGAAAAAAGTTTTACAAGAGCATACTATAGCCTTATTATTATATTTTTAAATGATAAGAATTTATCCGAAGCACAATTTTATACAGACAAATACGGCCAAATAGTCGATAGTAAAAATGATTTCGAGTATGCAAAATATATATTCATTCGTTCGCTTTTATACTTTGACTCAGATAAGTATGATTTATTCTTAGAGTACTTTATCAAAGCCTCCAGCCTTAACTCGAAATTCATTAAAGAAAAAAGAGAACAAATATATTATAAAACTATAAAACCTATGTTTCATAATGCAATTATTCTTTCTATGGATAACAAAAACTATGCACAGGCACTGCTATTTGTTCAGCAAGCATTGGAAGCCGCTCAAGCTAATAATGATAATGACAAAGAATATATTGATGGTTTAAAATTAAAAATCAAAAATTTAGAAGAAATGGCTAAGGATTCTTAA
- a CDS encoding tetratricopeptide repeat protein, whose product MNSYKKSNRIYNIIAAILFIAALIVLFVFLKVKSKAEHSIQMGQFEFTDSSKKLLDAAVNLEVAKITEDPKLAQEYFYKALEKSPADQKWGVYYNMGQRFQMTKEYYKAVDAFTKAIELNPQCAYCYGSRGSAYANLNKKENAFKDIAKSIEIKPTYQAYYNRNTMYNNDPDQRILAIEDLKSAIALEKNFTEAYYSLIIMLLNDKNLSEAQIYTDQYGQIVDSKNDVEYAKYIFIRSLLNLSLNKYDLSLEYFIKAANLNSKLIKEKKEQIYYTNLKKMFHNGIKLSMDNKNYAQALLFVQQALEAAQANNDNDKEYIDNLKFKLSNLEKMAKDS is encoded by the coding sequence ATGAATTCTTATAAAAAAAGCAATAGAATATATAATATTATCGCTGCAATACTCTTTATTGCAGCTCTTATTGTTCTATTTGTTTTTTTAAAAGTAAAATCTAAAGCGGAACACTCTATCCAAATGGGTCAGTTTGAATTCACAGATTCTTCAAAAAAATTATTAGATGCTGCTGTTAATTTGGAAGTTGCAAAAATAACGGAAGATCCCAAACTCGCACAGGAATATTTTTACAAAGCTCTCGAGAAATCCCCAGCCGATCAAAAATGGGGAGTTTATTACAATATGGGTCAACGTTTCCAAATGACAAAAGAATACTATAAAGCTGTTGATGCATTTACGAAAGCTATTGAGTTAAACCCTCAATGTGCATACTGTTATGGCAGCCGTGGAAGCGCTTATGCCAATTTAAATAAAAAAGAAAACGCATTCAAAGACATTGCAAAATCTATAGAAATCAAGCCAACCTATCAAGCATATTATAATAGAAATACTATGTATAATAATGACCCGGACCAGCGTATTTTGGCGATAGAAGATTTAAAATCGGCAATCGCCCTCGAAAAAAATTTTACAGAAGCTTACTATAGTCTAATCATAATGCTTTTAAATGATAAGAATTTATCCGAAGCACAAATTTATACAGACCAATATGGCCAAATTGTTGATAGTAAAAATGATGTCGAGTATGCAAAATATATATTCATCCGATCGCTTTTAAACTTAAGCTTAAATAAGTATGATTTATCCTTAGAATACTTTATAAAAGCTGCCAATCTTAACTCGAAATTAATTAAAGAAAAAAAAGAACAAATATATTATACGAATTTAAAGAAAATGTTTCATAATGGAATCAAACTCTCCATGGATAACAAAAACTATGCACAGGCACTGCTATTTGTTCAGCAAGCATTGGAAGCCGCTCAAGCTAATAACGATAATGACAAAGAATATATCGATAATTTAAAATTTAAACTCAGCAATTTAGAAAAAATGGCTAAGGATTCTTAA
- a CDS encoding tetratricopeptide repeat protein: MNSYKKSNRIYNIIAAVLFFAALIVLFVFLKVKSKAEHSIQMGQFEFTDSSKKLLEAATDMQIANTTEDPKLAQEYFAKALEKSPDDQKWGVYYNMGRRFLMTEEYNKAIEAFTKAIELNPQCAYCYGSRGDAYSDLNLYEKALQDIAKSIEIQPTHYAYYNRHYIYKNISGQRNKAIEDLKSAIALEKSFTRAYYSLIIMFINDNNLSEAQIYTDNYSQIVDSKNEIDYANYILIRSLLNLNLDKYELFLEYFINAANLNSKFIKEKKEQINYKTIKNMFHNAIILSMDSKNYAQALLFVQQALEAAQANNDNDKEYIDNLKLKIKNLEIIMKNT; this comes from the coding sequence ATGAATTCTTATAAAAAAAGCAATAGAATATATAATATTATCGCTGCAGTGCTCTTTTTTGCTGCTCTTATTGTTCTATTTGTTTTTTTAAAAGTAAAATCTAAAGCGGAACACTCTATCCAAATGGGTCAGTTTGAATTCACAGATTCTTCAAAAAAGTTATTAGAAGCTGCTACCGATATGCAGATAGCAAACACGACTGAAGATCCTAAGCTCGCACAGGAATATTTTGCCAAAGCACTCGAAAAATCCCCTGATGATCAAAAATGGGGAGTTTATTACAATATGGGTCGACGTTTCCTTATGACTGAAGAATACAATAAAGCGATAGAAGCATTTACGAAAGCTATTGAGTTAAATCCCCAATGTGCATACTGCTATGGCAGCCGTGGAGATGCTTATTCCGATTTAAATCTATATGAGAAAGCACTCCAAGACATTGCTAAATCCATAGAAATACAACCAACCCACTATGCGTATTATAATAGACATTATATCTATAAAAATATTTCAGGCCAACGCAATAAAGCGATAGAGGATTTAAAATCGGCTATAGCCCTTGAAAAAAGCTTTACAAGGGCATACTATAGTCTCATAATTATGTTTATAAATGACAATAATTTATCCGAAGCGCAAATTTATACAGACAATTACAGCCAAATTGTCGATAGTAAAAATGAAATAGATTATGCAAATTATATACTCATTCGTTCTCTTTTAAACTTAAACTTAGATAAATATGAATTATTCTTAGAGTACTTTATAAATGCTGCCAATCTTAACTCAAAATTTATTAAAGAAAAAAAAGAACAAATAAATTATAAGACTATAAAAAATATGTTTCATAATGCAATTATTCTTTCTATGGATAGCAAAAACTATGCACAGGCACTGCTTTTTGTTCAGCAAGCATTGGAAGCCGCTCAAGCTAATAATGATAATGACAAAGAATATATTGATAATTTAAAATTAAAAATCAAAAATTTAGAAATCATAATGAAAAACACTTAA
- the infA gene encoding translation initiation factor IF-1, translated as MSREDLLSVEGTVTNVFAGGKYSVSLKTGQTISAKISGRMRKFQISVIIGDKVTVGLSPYDVSHGLIISREKLSARGR; from the coding sequence ATGAGTCGTGAAGATCTCTTAAGCGTGGAAGGAACTGTCACCAACGTTTTTGCTGGTGGAAAATACTCAGTGAGTTTAAAGACTGGACAAACCATTTCAGCTAAAATTTCAGGCAGGATGCGTAAGTTTCAAATCAGTGTTATCATCGGAGATAAAGTAACGGTTGGATTGTCACCATATGACGTAAGCCATGGCTTGATCATTTCACGTGAAAAACTTTCAGCCAGAGGTCGCTAA
- a CDS encoding phosphatase PAP2 family protein, with the protein MRYFVIFLVVLASIIFSFYFIDKSVVFFIEEQHINKSIVLKSLSATPNIILPILAVYVILFIFIVKKFMHNKLFQMFFCATLSVVLAAQIKDILKYLFGRYWADTWFNNNPSLLVNNVYGFQFFQKANSSFPSGHTTVTFAFCTVCLLYYPKYKYLFIIPMITVCIGQIGMHYHFVSDVIAGGFLGYAVAKTLTYYLTSAQFQKLIPFKSN; encoded by the coding sequence TTGCGTTATTTTGTTATTTTTTTAGTTGTGCTTGCTTCAATTATTTTTTCTTTTTATTTTATTGATAAAAGTGTTGTCTTCTTTATAGAAGAACAACACATAAATAAATCTATTGTCTTAAAGAGTTTATCTGCTACACCTAATATTATTCTGCCAATATTAGCAGTCTATGTAATTCTCTTTATATTTATTGTTAAGAAATTTATGCATAATAAGCTTTTTCAGATGTTTTTTTGCGCTACACTTTCAGTTGTTTTAGCAGCCCAAATAAAAGATATCTTAAAATATCTGTTTGGTCGCTATTGGGCAGATACGTGGTTTAACAACAATCCTTCACTTTTAGTGAACAATGTGTATGGTTTTCAGTTTTTTCAAAAAGCAAATTCTTCATTTCCATCAGGACACACAACAGTCACATTTGCGTTCTGTACTGTTTGTCTTTTGTATTATCCAAAATATAAATATTTATTCATTATCCCTATGATCACTGTTTGTATTGGCCAAATCGGCATGCATTATCATTTTGTAAGCGATGTTATAGCGGGTGGATTTCTCGGTTATGCCGTTGCAAAAACCCTAACCTATTATTTGACTTCTGCTCAATTTCAAAAGCTTATTCCATTCAAAAGCAACTGA
- a CDS encoding mechanosensitive ion channel family protein — protein sequence MLEFINIDSKILIHFATNLTLSVVSFLIIYFIRVILIKGLVKTNHKVQKIDPTLMPITITVIKYAAFIISILVILNIFGANTNGIIAFIGAAGLGLALALKDTLQNIASGIMLIFLRPFNINDYIECNTNSGTVIEINLFTTTLKTVDGLFLFVPNNLLWNASIKNYTRNGLRRLDFFVTVSYADQLDLVSKLLMNIAESEKKILKDPIPLVVVTTLGENSVQLLLRCWTKNDDFWEVNYSLNKIVKESLENSGITIPFPQRDVHLHISNKTSESRSKVIHALQDHK from the coding sequence ATGTTGGAATTTATTAATATTGATTCAAAAATTTTGATCCATTTTGCTACCAATTTAACTTTATCGGTAGTTTCTTTTCTGATTATATATTTTATTCGAGTAATATTAATTAAAGGACTCGTAAAAACAAATCACAAGGTGCAAAAAATTGATCCTACCCTAATGCCAATCACTATAACAGTGATAAAATATGCTGCATTTATTATTTCTATTTTAGTCATTTTGAATATATTTGGAGCAAATACGAATGGTATTATTGCATTTATTGGTGCTGCTGGACTTGGTCTCGCATTGGCTTTAAAGGATACATTGCAAAATATAGCTTCGGGAATCATGCTTATTTTTTTACGTCCTTTTAATATAAACGATTATATCGAGTGCAATACCAATTCTGGTACGGTTATTGAGATCAATTTATTTACCACTACATTAAAAACAGTCGATGGATTATTTTTGTTTGTGCCAAATAATTTATTATGGAATGCATCAATAAAAAATTATACACGTAATGGCTTAAGAAGACTTGACTTTTTTGTTACCGTATCATATGCAGATCAACTCGATCTTGTTAGTAAATTGCTTATGAATATTGCGGAATCTGAAAAAAAGATTTTAAAAGATCCCATTCCTTTGGTTGTCGTCACAACGCTTGGTGAAAACAGTGTTCAATTGCTATTACGATGCTGGACTAAAAATGATGACTTTTGGGAAGTAAATTACTCTCTCAATAAAATCGTCAAGGAATCTTTGGAAAACTCTGGTATCACAATTCCATTTCCACAAAGAGATGTGCATTTGCATATTTCCAATAAAACGAGTGAGAGCAGGAGCAAAGTTATTCATGCACTGCAAGATCATAAATAA
- the speA gene encoding biosynthetic arginine decarboxylase yields MLKNVIQESRDLYGIDDWGSGYFGISNKGTVEVFPFGNKTTSIELAKILEIAAEKKVQTPLIVRFPQILDTQLTRLQNAFRSAMEEFKYDGDLRAVFPFKVNQRKEFIDDLVKSGRKHVYGLEVGTKPELFAALAYDLHPEALFVCNGFKDSHFIELAFDAKKMGKNVVLVIEGTDELKFIINHAKKVGYCVDIGLRAKLYAKGSGMWEKSGGIGSKFGLNSVEMMEALYLLEEAGFKDQLAMIHYHIGSQITEIKRVKNAMKEAARVYAKILKSGFNLRYLNIGGGIGVDYDGSKTSFYVSHNYTMQEFANDVIYIIQDICKEEGCKAPHIVSESGRAVAAYHAVLLTDVREVEKTGGDIEEWNISPNDHKLLADMMTAIKLMNGKNFVEYYHDSLQSRDELFTLFNLGYLEIEERAKTEVLYYELCNKALYFYRQSGMQLEEFDELEKSRFGKYMANFSMFQSIPDVLGIDQLFPVMPITRLNEKAQHHGVIMDLTCDSDGCLDKFVDKRDIKHSLALHIPKSNEPYHIGFFLVGAYQEALGNNHNLFGAVNELIVRISANGELEAIEEVKGEDVGEILRIMNYRDEDILLGYENQLKRNVLSGAIDQKDCDRIMKKVKGFFSEYPYLLTKSSIEIIG; encoded by the coding sequence ATGTTGAAAAACGTCATTCAAGAGTCTCGTGACCTTTATGGTATTGATGATTGGGGATCAGGTTACTTCGGAATTTCCAATAAAGGAACAGTCGAAGTCTTTCCATTTGGTAATAAAACCACTTCTATAGAGTTGGCAAAAATTCTAGAAATTGCCGCTGAAAAAAAAGTTCAAACTCCTCTCATTGTTCGCTTCCCTCAAATTCTCGACACACAATTGACAAGACTACAAAATGCATTTCGCAGTGCTATGGAAGAATTTAAATATGATGGCGATCTTAGAGCTGTTTTTCCATTTAAAGTGAATCAACGCAAAGAATTTATAGATGATCTTGTAAAGAGTGGGCGTAAACATGTCTATGGATTAGAGGTAGGGACAAAACCTGAACTCTTCGCAGCTCTTGCTTACGACCTTCATCCTGAAGCTCTATTTGTATGCAATGGTTTCAAAGACTCTCATTTTATTGAACTCGCTTTCGATGCCAAAAAAATGGGAAAAAATGTTGTACTTGTGATTGAAGGCACTGACGAACTTAAATTTATAATCAACCACGCAAAAAAAGTAGGTTACTGCGTAGACATCGGCCTCAGAGCGAAACTATATGCCAAAGGTTCCGGTATGTGGGAAAAATCCGGCGGGATTGGGAGCAAGTTTGGACTCAACAGCGTCGAAATGATGGAAGCCCTCTATCTTCTTGAAGAAGCTGGATTTAAAGATCAATTGGCCATGATTCATTATCATATTGGCTCGCAGATCACAGAAATAAAACGTGTGAAAAATGCAATGAAGGAAGCCGCACGCGTTTATGCTAAAATTTTAAAAAGTGGTTTCAACTTACGTTACTTAAATATTGGTGGTGGCATTGGCGTTGATTATGATGGAAGTAAAACAAGTTTTTACGTTAGCCATAACTACACAATGCAAGAATTTGCCAATGACGTGATTTATATTATTCAAGACATATGCAAAGAGGAAGGCTGTAAAGCACCTCATATTGTCAGTGAAAGTGGAAGAGCCGTTGCTGCTTATCATGCTGTTCTTCTCACGGATGTCCGGGAAGTTGAAAAAACAGGGGGAGATATTGAAGAGTGGAATATTTCTCCAAATGATCACAAATTATTAGCTGATATGATGACAGCTATTAAACTGATGAATGGTAAAAACTTCGTAGAATATTATCATGACTCACTTCAATCCCGTGATGAGCTGTTTACTTTATTTAATTTAGGTTATCTCGAAATTGAAGAGCGCGCAAAAACAGAAGTTCTTTATTATGAACTTTGCAATAAAGCCCTTTATTTTTATCGGCAATCAGGTATGCAACTCGAAGAATTTGATGAATTGGAAAAAAGTCGATTCGGTAAATATATGGCCAATTTTTCCATGTTCCAATCCATTCCCGACGTTCTTGGTATCGATCAACTTTTTCCAGTTATGCCCATCACAAGATTAAATGAAAAAGCACAACATCACGGGGTGATCATGGATTTGACTTGCGACAGTGATGGGTGTCTCGATAAATTTGTTGATAAGAGAGATATCAAACATTCACTTGCATTACACATCCCTAAATCCAATGAACCATATCATATTGGATTTTTTCTTGTTGGCGCTTATCAAGAAGCTTTAGGTAACAATCACAATCTTTTTGGTGCAGTCAACGAATTGATCGTACGTATCAGTGCAAATGGAGAACTTGAAGCCATCGAAGAAGTCAAAGGCGAAGATGTAGGAGAGATCTTACGCATTATGAATTACCGAGATGAAGATATCCTTCTTGGCTATGAAAACCAACTAAAACGCAATGTCCTATCAGGAGCTATTGATCAAAAAGATTGCGATAGAATAATGAAAAAAGTCAAAGGATTTTTTAGCGAATATCCTTATCTTTTAACAAAAAGTTCAATTGAAATTATTGGATAA
- a CDS encoding bifunctional 5,10-methylenetetrahydrofolate dehydrogenase/5,10-methenyltetrahydrofolate cyclohydrolase, whose protein sequence is MKFFSRAQKTGFVLPDLSKTAAFYEGTNCKIMDGKALSAQFISQAQALRIGKKIPCLAVILAGDNPASHVYVKNKIKIFNEAGFESQSFYLSSADASEEKILSIIHKLNNDKNVDGILVQLPLPKNINAEKILNEILPEKDVDGFLAQSIGALATGEFTNAIACTPFGVLAMLYSYGIEISGKNAVVVGRSNIVGKPMSLLLLSADATVTIAHSKTNQLKEICQNADILIAAIGKPEFIDKSYIKKNAVVIDVGIHRKENGKLCGDVHANVKEVAQALSPVPGGVGPMTIAMLMLNTALAAWAKN, encoded by the coding sequence ATGAAGTTTTTTTCGCGTGCACAAAAAACTGGATTTGTTTTACCTGATCTCTCTAAAACCGCCGCGTTTTATGAAGGAACAAATTGCAAAATAATGGATGGCAAGGCTCTCAGTGCACAATTCATTTCACAAGCCCAAGCTTTGAGAATTGGAAAAAAAATCCCTTGCCTTGCTGTTATTCTTGCAGGTGATAATCCTGCTTCACATGTTTATGTTAAAAATAAAATTAAAATATTTAATGAAGCTGGTTTTGAATCACAGAGTTTTTATCTTTCGTCAGCAGATGCAAGTGAAGAAAAAATATTATCCATAATACATAAATTAAATAATGATAAAAATGTGGATGGGATATTGGTACAACTCCCACTTCCTAAAAATATAAATGCAGAAAAAATCCTAAATGAAATATTGCCAGAAAAAGACGTGGATGGATTTCTCGCACAAAGTATTGGTGCACTAGCAACAGGTGAGTTTACAAATGCCATTGCTTGCACTCCATTTGGAGTATTAGCTATGCTCTACTCTTATGGAATAGAGATAAGTGGTAAAAATGCAGTTGTCGTTGGACGAAGTAACATCGTTGGCAAACCCATGTCGTTACTTTTACTCAGCGCAGATGCTACAGTCACAATTGCCCATTCAAAAACAAATCAACTTAAAGAAATTTGCCAAAATGCGGATATTCTTATTGCTGCAATTGGTAAACCTGAATTTATAGATAAAAGCTATATAAAGAAAAATGCAGTTGTTATAGATGTGGGCATCCACAGAAAAGAAAATGGAAAACTCTGCGGAGATGTACATGCCAATGTGAAAGAAGTTGCCCAAGCTTTATCCCCAGTTCCTGGCGGAGTCGGGCCAATGACAATTGCTATGCTTATGCTCAATACAGCTCTTGCAGCTTGGGCGAAAAATTAA
- a CDS encoding DMT family transporter: protein MINIFMFIFCILVWGSSYLFAKMQNSFAPPEFSLMLRILVAFFFFIPLFIVSKKNQKLKKKDHFYIFLFGICNFMLGYIFLYFATVLMASGLVVVIFSFKSILTPLLISIKTKQKLNLSLIIGSLFAILGVFFILMNSNTGENLSYKGLIFAIAGTVITSFGDLFSSMNNDKKISPIGANFFGLLYIIPVLVIINLNNMNYLYQLADLHYLLSILYLGLIASGISWLFYLYLVKNIGANYSSYMVTLFPVVGCLSSILFESMQLDLNLIIGIMLNFMGLFIVVFYMPKKIGQKNKKEVIRLA from the coding sequence ATGATAAATATATTTATGTTCATTTTTTGTATTTTAGTCTGGGGATCAAGTTACTTATTTGCAAAAATGCAAAACAGTTTTGCACCCCCTGAGTTCTCTTTAATGCTTAGAATACTAGTTGCATTTTTCTTTTTTATACCTTTATTTATAGTCTCTAAAAAAAATCAAAAATTAAAAAAGAAGGATCATTTCTATATTTTCCTTTTTGGCATATGCAATTTTATGCTTGGTTATATCTTTCTCTATTTTGCGACTGTTTTAATGGCCAGTGGCTTAGTCGTTGTCATTTTTTCTTTTAAGAGTATTTTGACACCGCTTCTCATTTCTATTAAAACGAAGCAAAAGCTAAATTTAAGTCTTATTATTGGCTCATTATTTGCTATTTTAGGAGTTTTTTTCATATTAATGAATTCAAATACAGGAGAAAATCTTTCTTATAAAGGCCTTATTTTTGCAATTGCGGGAACGGTCATCACTTCATTTGGCGATCTTTTTTCAAGCATGAACAACGATAAAAAGATTTCTCCAATCGGTGCAAATTTTTTTGGTTTACTCTATATTATTCCCGTTTTAGTTATAATTAACCTAAACAATATGAATTATTTATATCAATTAGCAGATCTTCATTATTTGTTAAGTATTCTTTATTTAGGTTTAATTGCTTCTGGTATTTCCTGGCTTTTTTATTTGTACCTTGTAAAAAATATAGGGGCAAACTACTCGAGTTATATGGTCACTTTATTTCCCGTGGTGGGTTGCTTGTCATCTATTCTATTTGAAAGCATGCAGTTAGATTTAAACTTAATTATCGGAATTATGTTGAATTTTATGGGGCTATTTATTGTAGTTTTCTACATGCCAAAAAAGATTGGTCAAAAAAATAAAAAAGAAGTAATTAGACTAGCTTAA